tctttctttctttctttctttctttctttctttctttctttctttctttctttctttctatatatatttatatattttcctttcACTGTCCATTTAATATCTACATGTAAGTTTCTGTGAACTCATTTCCCACTTTGTGCTGCTGGTACAGAAAGAAAGCTGTCAAAGCGCACAAGTCTGTGCGTCTGGAAGGACTAAGTGCCCGGGCCTGCAGCAGGTCCAAGTCGAAGCTCCTTATCGGAAGGTTTGGCTCATTGACCTCCTCACATCTTATCGTTTctgcagcagcagcacaaagTGGACAACAGAGTTTATTTACATAATACTGGATGTcagcttcataaaaaaaaaaaaataaatggtagtCTTCATCATtaatttactttctttatttcttgtttttaccAAATTCTttgaaataatgaaagatttagaaGCCTTTAGATTTGATCTTTGTGTATTTCCATCAATGAACAATAGCAAATGTTGTAAATGCTGAAAATGATGTAGAGTAACAAATGCACCTGCATATATGCATAGAGAGAAAGTGGCTAATTAACGTAAGTAAGCATTGTCACTCACAGAGCTGAAAGTATCTCACTGCTATTGACCCATGTAACCCAAGTGTGTGTTGTCCCCAGTGTTGATGTGTCCACTTCTTCCCCTTTCAAAGTAGAAGAGACTATAGAGGTACCTTCAGCAGCAGACGAGCAAGAGGAGCCAGCATCAGCAGCTCTTGTTCAGCAAGAGCAACGGAGGAGAGGGGAGGAGGCTGAGAATGAGCCTAGCGCTGCTGTTGAGCACTTAAAGCAGGCAGAGCTAATAAGGGAGGCACAGGCTCGGCCCGGCCCACGGGCAGAGGCAGCTAGTGACGAGTGTGTGCGAGCAGAGACGCCCAACGGGAGAAGCAGCGAGGCAGGGGAGGGTACATCCCCTCAGGAAGGTGTGTCTTGCAGCCACTTTGAATGGCTTTTCttgatttctttattaaaaaaagagctattttttaaaaaagaaaagagaaagctgtTGCCACTGTGTAGCTCTTGTCATCTCAGACTTGTAAGTAATTGTGGGTTGGCCAGTTCCTCATATAGGATCTGCCTGATGCTAAGGGACTGATTAAAAACCTGTGTATTTACTGATGATGTCTTGCATTTCCTCTGTGTAcatgtagatatatatagatatagatatacagatagatatataaagtACATAGATGTCTAGATACATTTCTGTGAATCCAGTGGTAAAGAGTGTTCTCAGTGCTGCTCCACCAATCATGAGCTGCTATTGTAGCGCACCACTAATGCTTCTGCTGTGTCTGCGACTCTCATTAGCTTTTAACTCATAGCTTGCTGTGTTTTTGCCAGCTACATTGCTGATGAATTTGCTGACTTTTTTTGGAATCACCTGCTTTCTGCGTTCTTATGTACAAAGGCCTTCTGATGTAGCAGtgtgttgatgatgatgatgatgatgacaatgtTATTTGTTTCCCCTAATGGCTTCATTTCTCTCTTTGGTTTATTATCCCGATCATGCATATGTTTATTGCTGCCATTCCATTGTTTTCCATGTCCAAACACCAAACTGCCTTTCTTCAATGAAGATCCCGTAGCCAGCCACTCTGAATCTCATTGCTGTAAATCTGAGTCACACTCTTACATTAGCATTGTTCATATAAAACTTGTGGCATGgcggcaggattggcactgcagCCGCCGTATAAACCTCCCACTGCTCCAGTGTGGTGtggaggtgtcacccgctgcccAATCCGGGCGGCTCAGCATGTGGTGGGTGTGCCAACATGCTGTAATCAGCGTGAGCTCCCAACCTACCCTATCCTATATGGGAGGTTTTCAGCTTTCTGTTTTGAAGATTTCTGTGTTTTACTGCAGTTCTTTAGGACAAACAAGTCAAACAAATCAAGTGTGCTTACGTACTGTAATGTCCTGGTTCTAGAAAGCAGCTTTCTGTTCCTCGTTTCTGCTTGTCTAAAAGCATTCTGACAAATTACCAAAACTTCTCCAGATGCAGATCAGTTAAAGACAAAACCCTTTGTGTCATTTCTGACCTTTTACACTGACGCCATCACGGGTGGAAGTACAGAACGATAATATTGGCGCACTGTTGGCCTTGTGCTTGTGGGCTCCTGCTACAGACGTCCTCTTAGAAAGACGTTCATTTGAAAACTACTAAATCAGGCCAAATGGAACGCAGCAAACACTTCTTATGCTCCAACGCGTTAGAATGCATGCTATGAATTTACTTGCTAGCACTGGAGAGCACAGCTTCATTTGTATTCTTCTGAAGTAGTTAAATGCTGCAATTAACAACTTGATTATTTCAAATAGGAGAATTATTAAagtggttcatttatttttctgtaacacATTGTGAGAAAACATGATTCACCAGTGAGTGTAAAGAGAAGCAGTGGGAATACAGAAGTCCGATTTTCTCAGTAGTAGAGACATAGCTATTTACACGACGTCCCAATGAGAGGAACCAAAGAATACACCAAGGTTTGAATTCAATGCTTTagatgatttctgtattttcccacTTGTAGCTTTGTCACCTGATCCTTAGAATTTTGAAAAACAACAGTAATAGTAAAAGTGATTCTCAAAATATATAGTAGACAAAAGCTGCCCTATGATCTCCTTTCCATATGTAGTATGTTGAGTATATAGGCCTGCATATGAGCACACTTGTTAAGAAAGAAGACCAACAGCAAGAAACAACAACTTCTGTCCAAACAATGTTGCTGGAGCTGTGGGCAGCGACCGTAACCCTGCAGCAGGCCCTCCTCACATTAGGCACCTCTTTGGGCCTGTCACCTTCTACCGACACCGCATGTGGTGTGGCAGGGATGGCAGTGCAATGCTGACCACCGTGGTCTACACCGCAGGGAGCAGGACGAGATGCTGGTACCCTTCAGCTCTTCAGTCCTCTTCCAATGAAGTGTCAAGAGTTCTCACCATATGCATGCACATTCTTTGGACCCTTTAATATTGAGGCTAATTTGTAAATATCTCTGAATATAATACAGCTAGATTGGTCTGATTTATAGCTTGTTATATTCTAAATACACTTTGTAACATActaataattatacatttgaaATGCTAAATGTATCGAAAGCTGTCAGCAGTCCTTCTGTATAAAAGAGCCCCAAAGCCCCCCCTGCTTGTTCATTCACGCCCTGCAAATTAAATCCAGGAGTTCACCCTTAGACGTGTACATGTGACGTCCCCGAGGTCATGTGGCCACTAACACTGGCAACTTCATTATGTTTTTTGATCGAGGAAGGACCTTTCAGATGAAACAGATAACCCAAGTTACTCTCAGCAAGTGAGCTCCCCAGGACTGAAACCCTTTTTACCACAGTGACGTAGATTTTACAAAACAATTATTTCAAAGGAGACTTGCCATTCGCTGAAGTCAAGAAAAGCATGCTGTTGTTTTCCCAATCCTAATGACGATGGAACAAAGCTGTCACCGACTGAAGTAGAGTGCCTTGCAGTTCGAAAGTCACCGTCCTCCCTGGCTTATGTGGCTGCTTTGTATTCATTCATTTGGTTATTCATCCTCGCACTTGGCAGCTTTGCTCATTTTCATTGGCATTCTGCTCATTTTTGAGTTCCGTCTGTATCGCCGTGTTGTCATTCACTCATGCCTTTCTTTTCCTGTGTGTAAAACTATGCATTACTGTTGGAGACCTGCTCTTTATATATTCAATGACTTGTGCGTACCACACAAGACTACTTTAGATTTGCTTACAGACGTGAAGATGGATATGCAGAGCCAACATGGGGGAGGCACTGAGCAGACCTCTCCTGTGACCACAAATCAAAAGGATATTGAAAAAAGTACGCCAGTGCAACCAAAACTGGAGGCTAAGCCCTCTGCAGGTCCTGAGAAGGAAAGCAGTGCGGAAGACTCTCAGATTGCAGACGCCGCAGTTACTTCACTAAAAGAAGCCCCATCAGTGATCAGTTCTGCCACAGATGAACCACAGGTGACTCCTCCCAGTGAATACCCAGTAAGCATTCAAGAGAAAGATTATGACGAGGGGGCAAAGAAAATCAAAGATACTGAGGGTGCACCTGCGCAATCATTTGTTGGTCTCAAGGACAATTCCCAGACCAGAGATAAGTCATTCGCACCAAGTTCTAGTGAGTCTAACAATCTCGAGCTACAAACATCTGAAGTGTCGAGTGAGAAAAAGACACCTGAAAAGACTGATGTATTAGCCATGGGGGAGTCGGACGTTTTGCAAGAAGGTCAACCAGGAGCACCTGATCCAGCTCCAAAAGCTGAAGATGCTCTACTTTCATTCTCCAAACCAGCTGATGAAGGTTTGTCTTTCAGCACTCATGTGGACAAAAgcaaagacaaacaagaagcCGAATTGAGATGCAAGGAAATGTTGTCCGGAGAAGCAACCATTCTAGACACAGCAGAAGTTTCCCAAGAAGAGGAGAGCATACTATGGACTTCTGATCAAAAAAGGAAGTCAGCAGAACACAGCGAGGGAATGGCTGATCCCAAGTGTTTGACATCCTCTACTGAGAAGGAAGATAAAGATTTAATACAGCCTTCCCCGGCATCAAGTAAAGAGGATATTAAAGAAGATAGTCACGTTGAAAAGCTAAAGGAATGTACAGAGGAAGCGATGGAGGCTCCCTCGCCAAAGCTAGGGCCTGCCGATAAAGAGTTATCTGGAACTGACGTTCATCAGTCACTCTATGAGAAAAGTGAGCCATTTTGCAGTTTAGACATGCACCTAGAAACCTTTGAGAAAGACAAGTCAGGGATGTCTGCATATTTTGAGACTTCTgccatgaaagaagaagaagaagatgacgaaGACGACTTAAAGGCAGATACCATTCAAGGAGAGGGGTATTATGAATTAAGCCATGCAAGACAGAGCTCAAGGCCACCTTGGGTTAACGATGACCTTCCTGTCGAGTGTTCAGTGATCCCAGAGCTGCATCCATCTAAGGACACCCTCTCAGAACAACAGCTCAGCTACAGCACATTAAGCCACAGCCAGGAACTGGAACCAGAAGAGGAAATGGCAGCGATTCAAGAGGAGCTGACAGCTCTGCCAGTGATCGACAAGAAGAAGGACGATGGCCGTTTGACTGTTGGCAAGTTGTCTCTTGAGCAGCGTAGTTACTCACTCAACATACCCATAGCCTCACTAGAATCTCTAAACCAAAGCGGAGGTCATGGGCGACCAAAAACCTTTTCACCACTGGCCTCTGATATTCTGTCTTTCACTAGTGGGAGTTTAGATGAACCGAGTGAGTACCTCCCAGTGACCACTCCGGCAGTCGAAAAGCAGCCGGTCTTCCCCCCTTTGATTTTGGAAGACCAGTCATCAAGCTTAACTGCAGCAGAAGCTGCTTCAGAGATGCCCCCAAGTCCCCAGGCACCCGAGTCACCTGGGTCACCCTTGCAGATGAAAGACTTTTATAAAAACGGCACAGTAATGGCGCCTGATCTCCCAGAAATGCTGGATTTGGCAGGTACAAGGTCAAGGCTGACGTCTGAAAGCATGGATTCAGAGCTTGTGCGAAGAAAATCGGTCCCAGCTGATGTCCCAGCGCTTGTAGGAGATACCTTGGCTCAGATGGGCTTAATAGACATCAGTCAAAAGACAGCCAGAAGTGTGAGTCAGCTGGAAGAAATTGGCTACTGTGTTTTCAATGAGTATACCGGCCCCATGCCTTCACCTGCTGATGTCCACAGTCCAATGGATTCACCCCCCCAGATCTTTACTACCCCCGTTTTGGAAGAGGTTAGGCAAGACGCTGACAAATGTCTCAAAGCGCAGGATGAGACGGCCGTGAAGGAAGACCACAAACAAGTACCCATTACTGAAGAAGACAGAGAATTGTTACCTGGTCAGATGGAAGAAAAACTGGAGACCAAAGTGGAAGATGACTTGCAGGAAGCCCCTTGTGATGTCAAGGGCAGGCAGCCTACAGCCGAAAGCGAAGGCATGGGTGGCAGTGTTGAAAAAGAACAGGAAAAGGAACCTTTTGCGGTCAAGTCTGACTCTGAAGCCTCTCCCCAGGTGCAAACATTCCCACAGGTGGAGGAGCAGGAAGTACCAATTCCAGAAGTTGTAGAAAAAGACACTGCGCAGGATGGCATTTCACCAGCTGCTTCAGTACCTCCACTGACAATGAAAACCGACTCAGAGGAGGAAGGAGCAATGGGCAGGGATGCAGAAAACATCGAGGCACAGTTAGATCCCGCCACTAAAGCAGAAACTGGCACAGAGGTCATATCGGAAGAACTAGAAGTAACTGGTGATACAGCAGGAACCTCTGCTGAAGCCCAAGAAGTACAAGAAATTAAGGATAAAATGAAAGAGAAGCCAGATTTGGTGCATCAAGAAGCGTATGAAGAAGCAGATGCTGAAGATGCCTACCAACTTATGGGCATTCTCGGCTCAAATAAGGACGAAGCTCAAGCCCCCTCAGTTAAAAAGTCAGTGTCAACTGAAAGAGAAGACAGTAAGGCAAAGGAGCCAAAACTATCAACTGAAGAAATACCTGCAGAGCAAGAGGCAGCTGAAAAAGAATTGCCCAGAGTGTTGGAGCAGGAAGCAGAAGCTGCTCCAGTGGCCATTAATGCAGCCTTACAAAGTCAAGAAGCAGCAGAACATCTTTTCAAGGAGAAAGACGAGCTGGTGGATGAAAAAGACTCAATAGAAGTTGGAGAGGAGCCTGAAGAAGTAATCAAGGAAGCACAAGAACCTCTTCATGTTGATGAAAGCCTTGAGCCTCAGAATCTGGAAACAAGGGGCATTATTGAATCGGTCGTTACTGTAGAAGACGATTTCATTACCGTTGTCCAGACTATTGATGAAGGCATTGAGTCTTGCCACAGTGTTCGGTTCTCTACACCAGCTGAGCCAGAGCAACTGCACGAGACTCCTGGAGATATGAATGTTCAGCCagatgaggaagaggaagaggaggaagaagaagaagatgaagaagaacaacaacaacaacaattaccCATTAGAAGTCCCGAAGAAACCTCAGTGGTCCCTTCCACCCCAGAAAAGGAACAAGAGCAACTAACTGAATGCAGGACAGAAACGTATGATGACTACAGAGATGAGACTACCATAGATGATTCCATCTTGGATACTGACAGTGCCTGGGTGGACACTCAAGGTGCGCTTTCATTTATTATCAGCCTATGATTTTCACAGCCTAGTCTTGTTGTCTCTTAATATTTCTTTGGAAGCAGAAATTGCATGATGACTAATGTGTCACTTGGTGGCCATCATGATGGCTGTCATAGGTTTCTAGCAATTTCAGTGCATGCTACTGTAACCCTGGAATGGTGAGATGCAGTAAGAGCAAACGTAGCCATTCCTGTCTAAACAGTAAGAGGTCCAGCCTGTTGCTTAGCGCTTAATCTGCCCGTCCACTTAGCAAGTGCTGGGATCCCTAATGGATAGGCAGTGTGTAATGCATTGTCCGTTATCTTATAGCATTTCGATTCCTCTGCAGTAGTTTTTGCTACTGACGGTATATTTACTTTTACGGAAGGAATCAATGCACTCAATAACGTTTTAATATGTCTTTAGAAAAGCTAAATACGTACAGCTATAAATTGTCTTGTGTGGGTGTGAACCATTTCTGAATACTTAACCAGCACCCTCCGACAGCAGTGTTTCTGTCCAGTGCCCTCCGATGAGTCTCGTGTTTTGCTCCTTCTGAACTGCAGATGACGACAGGAGCATCATGACTGAAAAGATCGAACCCATTCCCAAAACGGAGAGCCCTGAAATTAGGAGGCCCTCCGTGGAAAAGCACCCTAAGGACAAGGCAGTGAGTAGGGGGAAGGGCCGAGTGTCCACTCCTGAAAGGAAAGCAGCCAGGAAGGAGCCGAGTTCGGTCCCAAGGGAtgacacaaagaagaaaaaaggttCCTGAGACCAGAGAATTCTTGATGTCATCATTTTGTGTTCATGTTGGTGATCACTGTAATGGGGGGGgggagtttgtttttttgtttttttttttttgttactaaacattcgttttttgttttttttattccttggTCATTAGGGTGGTAGCCATTTTCTTTATGTCACACCATTTTTGGGGGTGGGCTGTGATTCTGATTCAATGAAGATAACCCTCTTCAATCTGAAACTTTTTTCCTAGAAAAACCTACAGCCTGTACcgtgtatttacatttttgatgAGCTCCGCTTGATTTTCATCTTTTTCACTGCCCTCTAGTTATGTGCTGTTCTGCTGATGAGATGAAACACGACAAAGAGCTGCACTTGTGACAAGTTTCAGCTGGTCAGCCCACAAAGTGCCATTGTAGCAAGTGCAAAGGATGGGAATGGCATTGTGTGCTTTAGAAAGCCGCCGTCTTGTGGATCAGCTCATGTGACACTGTAGCCATGATAAGTACACAATGATGGAGAGCTGCCTGACATGAACTTCCTGGAGGCTGGCCCCACTCTGTGGCCTTATTAAACAAACCCCTTGTACATGATGTCTGCTGCTGCAGTTGCTGCATTTTTGATCTGCTGGTACCTCTCCAGCAATGTCCAGAGACCTGCCTGCTGACATTACGTAGAAGTCCTTTGTAGCCTGAAACATCTCCAGCCATTTATATCCATCAGTAGGTCAGAGGGTTGCCACCATGACAGCCACGGCTTCTTGCTGTTGCCTCCAGTATGGAGTTCTTAAACAAGTTTATTCAGTCTCCGTGTCCACAGGAGATGCTCTTCTAGAGGGTGAAAGTTAAACGTATCCTTCCTTGGGCACCCATACAGTCCCCTTTGCACTCCAGCGTTTGCCTCACAGAGGCCTCATCCACCTGTACTGGTCCATTACTAAGAGGAGATCACGTGACAAATGCGCACCTGTCTGTAAAATGGCATGGTAAGGACAATACAGTAAGGCCAGTTTTGTGTTAAAATGTGGTGTTTGATATTTGTAATCCACAATAATGTAGACATGGGTGACCTGCCCATCCACTGGTGGAAAGTCCCAATGTACAGCACCCAACCAGAGCTCTGCCAACATTCCCACAACCTGCCTGTAAGCCTCTCCCATGATCAGGggatagagagagagggagaccaCCCTCATTGAGTAACCTGGTATCTGTAGCTAGCGCTGGATGTGGCTGGTATGTAGGAATCTCTGAATCTCCTACGGGTGCCAAAGCCCTTTGCCCACCATCACAATGgcattccatgtcccaaaaggCAGGCTTCATCATTAGAGTCTTATGAGACTCTCCTCTTCATGCCCGTCGTCTGACTGAATTTGTGCCCAACTTCTTCCCTTCGCCTCCCATGCAGTGGGACCAAGAAGTGACTCCATGCATCTTCTTCATGTTGAACCCAACTGCCCCAGCCATGAGGAGCTTTCAAGGTTCTCCTTTATCTGATCTCTGCCATCTTGGGGGTGTTTTGTTAGCATCTCCCTAAAGACCGTGGGCCTGTGACAGCAGAAGAGGCAGGCAAACCAGTGCAGCAGATCCGTGTCATTAGAGATCTTGTTTGTGTAAAGTAAAGCATCATAACCATGAAAGTAGAGTGTGATGTAAGCTAGAGTCCTATCAAAGAAAGAGCGTTTCAAATGTCAGAAATGTCCGTCCTTGCCTGTTTTGCAGGACACGTTCCTTTCCCTTTTATTTGTGTGTAATATTCTTCCTTGGACAGGCCTaatgatttataaaaataaaacattgacaGAAAGCACAAAATGACGTAGCATGTATATATCCACACAAAACAATCAGTTTATAAAGTACAGaattacaataattaaaatatttgaactCATGTCACAGGTCACTGCACTGACTGCAtgaatatttactgtaaatgaagTAGGAAGTTGCACACACAGACATTTATGTCAAATACTTCAGATCTACTGAAGTCAAAGTCACGTGATTGTTAATGAAGCCACACAGGTAGATGAAGTCATAGGCAGCACCCGTGTCTAGGCGTCATTGTGATCTGATTTTCAAATCCGTTTTCACGTCTTGTGACGTTGCCTGAATCACATAATCTAAGAATAGCAACAACATGTAACACggtctgtttttaaatttaaaaccattGAATTAACTCCACCAATTAAAGGCCCAGACTgataaataaaccaaataccgTGAGAAGATCGCGAGCAAAACTTGTCAGCCATTGTCACTGTAATGCAGGCCTACTCCCTCGCTAGTCAGTGACAGTGGCGTCTGTCTGGCCACTAAAGTCTCAAAAATGACAAGACGTCCGAGTGAGCTGAAGTCAGCCTGAACGGTCCTAAAGTCAGCCTGTCGCTTCGCCTAAATTCTGAATGTGACAGtagagcttgttttttttttaacacggtGTATTCAGGATTATTTTGTAGATAAAATAGAAGGAGCCTGTAGAATAGGCCTGGCTAATCGTCGTCCTCCTCCTTCACCTGCCTCAACGACTCTAACTGTGTGTACTGGAATACCAACCGCTGGCACGGCCTCAGTCTGAATCAGGACAGTAAGGCGTGCGGGTGACCTAACTAGCCGGGGCCGCATCACTGGCACACATTGGCTACCATAAAGAAAGGGTCTGCCGGACGACTGGGCTGCTCGTGTTCACTGTCAGCACTAATGGGAAACTGGTTGCAGTGTGGGGGTTATCTGCATTGTGTCATCAGCCATTTTGTGTCCTGTTGTTTCCTTGCTCTGTCTGACTTTATCTCTCCTTCTTATAGCAGTGTTTAAGAAGGCTGAACTTACTAAAAAATCAGACACTCAGACCCGGTCTCCATCTCggaaaatcattttaaaaccaGCGGTCAGATACCCTAGGCCAGCTCAGCACCACCCATCGGCTAAGCGGAAACCGACAGGTGAACTTTatgaattcaaagcaaaacaatctGCAATGTGGCTGGCAAACATGGACATCCGGAGCTCATTGCtggcatttctgttttgttccttttCAGCTTGCTTTGTGTGCCTTTTTTGTGGTCTTTGTTAGAAAGCTCCGGGCTgctttttgtatttgcatttttttctgtggagttttctTCCAAGCTTTTGTCATTTGTAAGTGATTCTGCCTTTAGTtgctgaattttgtttttgtattttgtggatgcttTGGCTTTTTAATTGCATCTTTTTGTTTGGCAGCAGCCATGACCATGCTTCGGGATGGATGCATTAAGGGTTTGCTTGCGCACGTTCCCATGGTAACCTGGTCTTTTTATGTGTTTGTGGATGGGCTTTGCTGTGTGTTGGTGAAGCCacctaaatatgttttttaatattagtaAAGAATGTCCCGGTGCTTGTGTACATTAAAAACACACCGACTGGAGAATGCGAGTCTCTCCACGTATTCAAAGCAGTTCAGCTCAGTAGGTTGACAGATGGCTTCAGGTGTGCTGTGTGCAGCTAAGTAACAACTGGGAGTCCAATGCTAAGAACTGTTACGATGACAATAGATGCCGCTTATGGCCATCACGTGACAGTCACGCCATAACAAATGCCAAGCTTGTCTACCGAATGGGATAAACGAGAGAAAGTGAGGATTCACAAGTGAAGGTCCTACACTATGTGCTATGTCAGCGACTGCATCTGACACTCACATTTGTGCGTTTACTACGGCTAAGCTACATGGTGTACAGGTAAGTGTTCAATCACTACACCTGCCATAGCCATATACAACAGATCTTTGCATGTCCCTCTCGCTATATAGCCTGAAACTGTGCTGGATACAGTagatatgagtgagtgtgtatgtgtagaGGTATTCTCAAAGTGCAATACCGAAGAGCACGTTTGTTCAGTTCTCTTTCATTGAGCAGCTAATACTTGCTTGCCTTGTTGGCCTGGCCACACTAGGATTACCGcagttggttccctgccttgtgctcggTTTCATGTTCTCActgctcattcttcttcttcttcttcttcatgaaGTCTCGGATTTTAACTTGACAAGTTTTTTCTTCCTCAGCTGTGGCTCATGTTGAAGGTCGGCAGCCCCTCAGTGTTGTACAGCAGCCCAAGGACAAGATCACTGTGAGTAAATGTGGCCATCTTGCTCCCTCCTTTCCTAAGCAGTGGCTGTCACCCAATCTGAAGTGCATAGCCATTAATATTAATATGACCAGCAGGCTTAGGCTGAGGTTGGTTTTACTGATTTGTACCATTAATAGTTTTACTGGAGCTCGCACAGTGAGTGTGCTTTGGCTTATATACACTTCTTTTTGGGATCCCTGTGCCACAGAAGTCTACTTCAGATGTGTATTGTTGCTAAAGATATAAATACAGTTGTTTATGAGCAGGCGTGTGAGCGACACACTCATCAGTACAAGGCCCAGCTTTCAGACTGGACAGTCACCAGGGATTGCAGCCTGCTCAGTTACCGCTAACCGACTGATTGATCTTTATGTGTACATTTCTGCCAGGTTATGTCTCCTCATCTTCAGATCTTctatctttataacacactaaaTTATCATTTACAATTTGATGTGAAAGGTTTTATAGGGAACATAaccatttattttacatatacaaCTACATTTGTCAAGATACTTGTCAAATATAATCTGATTTATTCATTGCATATTGTTTTATATACCATACATAGCCAGCacatttaaattcttacttgtatctGTCCTCAGTGTAACAACTTGAAACAGAAATTGCAATCAGatcatttaatgaaaaatgaaaaaaacacagtacaacatgaaaacaaatacagtagacCCTCTGGTCACCAATGTTTCCAAACACATagaaatcgggttacgatcaaaaagtttcacaaaattttgcatctgttcacgaccacacgttctggtggcgaacaaaaacactggcggccagtttccctacacacgttcgtacgcgccaatgatttgccattttgttttgtttgcg
This region of Erpetoichthys calabaricus chromosome 8, fErpCal1.3, whole genome shotgun sequence genomic DNA includes:
- the LOC114656450 gene encoding microtubule-associated protein 2-like isoform X4; this encodes MADGRQPEESLPQWAAPGSHGDSAAHPHAPSEFREQLPSVAHNENGYTSYRGCPTGGAHGPDSYAAAKENGFNGDIPSEDVVTAVEDSANLPPSPPPSPASEQIGPLEEVIGDEEKAGPLRRFKNSRERCKFLAPSISVSVPDDDPYHSDDEYYEHPLFSSEWTHSCPPPRGEASMFRQIEVEETIEVPSAADEQEEPASAALVQQEQRRRGEEAENEPSAAVEHLKQAELIREAQARPGPRAEAASDECVRAETPNGRSSEAGEGTSPQEDVKMDMQSQHGGGTEQTSPVTTNQKDIEKSTPVQPKLEAKPSAGPEKESSAEDSQIADAAVTSLKEAPSVISSATDEPQVTPPSEYPVSIQEKDYDEGAKKIKDTEGAPAQSFVGLKDNSQTRDKSFAPSSSESNNLELQTSEVSSEKKTPEKTDVLAMGESDVLQEGQPGAPDPAPKAEDALLSFSKPADEGLSFSTHVDKSKDKQEAELRCKEMLSGEATILDTAEVSQEEESILWTSDQKRKSAEHSEGMADPKCLTSSTEKEDKDLIQPSPASSKEDIKEDSHVEKLKECTEEAMEAPSPKLGPADKELSGTDVHQSLYEKSEPFCSLDMHLETFEKDKSGMSAYFETSAMKEEEEDDEDDLKADTIQGEGYYELSHARQSSRPPWVNDDLPVECSVIPELHPSKDTLSEQQLSYSTLSHSQELEPEEEMAAIQEELTALPVIDKKKDDGRLTVGKLSLEQRSYSLNIPIASLESLNQSGGHGRPKTFSPLASDILSFTSGSLDEPSEYLPVTTPAVEKQPVFPPLILEDQSSSLTAAEAASEMPPSPQAPESPGSPLQMKDFYKNGTVMAPDLPEMLDLAGTRSRLTSESMDSELVRRKSVPADVPALVGDTLAQMGLIDISQKTARSVSQLEEIGYCVFNEYTGPMPSPADVHSPMDSPPQIFTTPVLEEVRQDADKCLKAQDETAVKEDHKQVPITEEDRELLPGQMEEKLETKVEDDLQEAPCDVKGRQPTAESEGMGGSVEKEQEKEPFAVKSDSEASPQVQTFPQVEEQEVPIPEVVEKDTAQDGISPAASVPPLTMKTDSEEEGAMGRDAENIEAQLDPATKAETGTEVISEELEVTGDTAGTSAEAQEVQEIKDKMKEKPDLVHQEAYEEADAEDAYQLMGILGSNKDEAQAPSVKKSVSTEREDSKAKEPKLSTEEIPAEQEAAEKELPRVLEQEAEAAPVAINAALQSQEAAEHLFKEKDELVDEKDSIEVGEEPEEVIKEAQEPLHVDESLEPQNLETRGIIESVVTVEDDFITVVQTIDEGIESCHSVRFSTPAEPEQLHETPGDMNVQPDEEEEEEEEEEDEEEQQQQQLPIRSPEETSVVPSTPEKEQEQLTECRTETYDDYRDETTIDDSILDTDSAWVDTQDDDRSIMTEKIEPIPKTESPEIRRPSVEKHPKDKAVSRGKGRVSTPERKAARKEPSSVPRDDTKKKKAVFKKAELTKKSDTQTRSPSRKIILKPAVRYPRPAQHHPSAKRKPTAVAHVEGRQPLSVVQQPKDKITSLSSTSLTKIPSSRVCAVSLLPPRPSSACSLTKQSALLDHDLYSARPSSAGPRDRRMRDVLLKDGTTKSPEKRSSLPRPSSILTTRRGPPADRDESSTSMTSSGSTAPRRPTSIRSEGRAEQRMSRTPGMAGTEHIRSRSARSGTSTPVTPGSTAITPGTPPSYSCRTPGTPGTPSYSRTPRTPGTPKSMSLVPQEKKVAIIRTPPKSPATPQQLRVINQPLPDLKNIKSKIGSIDNIKYQPKGGQVHIQTKKIDLSHVTSKCGSLSNIRHKPGGGNIRIESVKLDFKDKAHAKVRSLDNAHHTPGGGHVQIESHKLSFRESAKARVDHGAEIVTQSPGLSGATSPHRLSNVSSSGSINLLESPQLATLAEDVTAALAKQGL